The DNA region CGGGGAGATCGCCGACCTCCTGGTCGACGACGCCGACCTCAAAGTCCGCTACTTGGTGATCGATACCGGTCGCTGGCTTCCCGGGCGGCAGGTCATCCTGTCGGCGGCGTGGATCTCGAGCGTCGAGCCCGCGAAGCGCACGGTCGTGATGAACATCGACACCAAGCGCATCAAGGAGGCGCCCGCCTACGACCCGGGCGCCGTCATCGACCGGGGGTACGAGAGCCGGCTCCATGACCACTACCGGTTCCCGTACTACTGGATCTGAGTGCCAACCCTACAGCTTGAGGAGTACCCGCATGAACCGCGATAGCCTCGAAGGCCAGTGGATGCAGCTCAAGGGGAAAGTCCGGGAGCAGTGGGGCAAGCTGACGGACGACGAGCTCGACCAGATCCAGGGGAACGCCGAGCAGCTCATCGGCAAGCTCCAGGAGCACTACGGGCGCACCCGCGAGCAGGTCGAGCAGGAGCTGGACCGCTGGCTTCAGGGCCAGCAGATCGAGAAGCGGAAGGCTTCGTAAGCGGCCCGCGCTCGAACCGGGGCCGCGTGCCCTCCTGGGCGCGCGGCCCCTTCGTTTTTCTTCCGCGGCTTCGCTTGACCCTGCTGCGGCCCTCGTGCTACCAAGAAAGACTGATGGACTTCGCCTACTCCGCGTCCGAGGACGCCTTCCGAGCGGAGCTCCGGGGGTGGCTCGAGGCGGAGCTTCCCGCCCACCGGCGCGAGTGGCCGGCGACCGACGACGAGTTCACCCTCCACCCCGACCGCGCCTTCGACGCCTGTCTGGCGTGGCACCGCCGGCTCCACAAGGGGGGCTGGGTCGGGATCGCCTGGCCGCGGGAGTATGGCGGCCGCGGCGCCACGCTGGTCGAGCAGATGATCCTCCAGGAGGAGATGGTGCGCGCCGGGGCTCCGCCCGGGGTGAACACGATCGGTCTCATGATGGTCGGGCCCGCGGTCATGGAGTGGGGGAGCGAGGAGCAGCGCCGGCGCCACCTCCCGGCGATCCTCTCCGCCGACGAGATCTGGTGTCAGGGGTTTTCCGAGCCGGGCGCCGGGTCCGACCTCGCTGCTCTCCGCACCACCGCCGTCCTCGAGGGCGAAGTCTTCCGGGTGTCGGGCCAGAAGGTCTGGACGTCCAACGCGCAGCGGAGCCAGTGGTGCATCCTCCTGGTCCGGACGAATCCGGCGGCGCCGAAGCACGACGGGATCTCCTGCCTGCTGGTGGACATGCGAAGCCCCGGCATCACGATCCGGCCGCTCGTGCAGATGACCGGTGACGCCGAGTTCAACGAGGTCTTCTTCGACGACGTCCGCGTCCCCCGCGCGCACCTGCTCGGCCCCCTCGACGCCGGATGGAAGGTCGCCATCACGGTGCTCATGTACGAGCGGGCCGGTCTCGGCAACCAGACGAATCTCCATCACTTCACGCGGCTCCTCCTCGACCTCGCTCGCCGGACGCCGCGCGGAGGCGCCCCGGTCTCGCGGGACCCGGTGGCCCGGCAGGCCCTGGCCCGGTGCTGGATCGAGGCCGAGGCGCTCCGGTTGACCGGCCTTCGCTCCCTCACCCGACGGCTCCGCGGCGAGCCGCCGGGACCGGAGGGCTCGGTCCTCAAGCTCGCCTTCACGGATGCCTACGCCCACATGGCCGAGACGGCCGCTCAGCTCCTCGGGCCGCACGTCCTGCTCTGGCGAGGCACGCCGCGGGCGGTGGACGGCGGCCGCTGGGCGTTCCAGGCGCTCTTCGCGCGACGGTTCGGGATCGCCGGCGGGACCTCCGAGATTCAGCGGAACATCATCGGCGAGCGGGTCCTGGGCTTGCCTCGCTGAGAGGCGGAGGGATGGACCGCGCGCTGGAGGTCGCCCTCGAGGCGGCGAAGGCGGCCGGCGCCCTCGCCCTGCGCTACTTCACCGGTGGGTTCGAGGTCACGGTCAAGCCTGATCAGACCCCGGTGACACAGGCCGACCGCGAGGCCGAGCGAGCCATCGTCGAGCGGCTCGGCGCGGCCTTCCCCGACGTCGGCTTCCTCGGCGAAGAGTTCGGAGCGCAGGGAGCCCAGGCCGTGCGGTGGATCATCGATCCCATCGACGGGACGCAGAACTTCGTCCGCGGCCTCCCGTACTGGGCGACGCTCATCGCCCTCGAGGAGGACGGCGACGTGACGCTGGGCGTGGTCCACGCGCCCGCCACCGGGGAGCTCCTCTGGGCGCGACGAGGCGAGGGCGCCTTCGCCAACGGGCGTCCGCTCCGGGTCTCGACCGTCGACCGACTGGCGAGCGCCACGCTGCTCCACTCGAGCCTCAACTACATGAAGGCGCTCGGTGCGTACTGGGACGGCTTCCTCCGGCTCGTCGACGCCACCCAGCGCCAGCGCGGGTTCGGCGATTACTTCGCCTACACCGTCGTGCTGCGGGGACAGGCCGAGCTGATGCTCGAGGCCGATCTCAAGCCGTGGGACCTGGCGCCCTTCAAGATCCTCTTCGAGGAAGCGGGCGGCTCCCTCACCGACTTCGAGGGCCGGCCGACGATCTACTCGGGCAGCGCCCTGGCCTCCAACGGCCGGCTCCACGCGTCAGCCCTGGCCGTGCTCCGTGGGACCGCCG from Candidatus Methylomirabilota bacterium includes:
- a CDS encoding PRC-barrel domain-containing protein, which encodes MLRSVRDVVGYGLSATDGEIGEIADLLVDDADLKVRYLVIDTGRWLPGRQVILSAAWISSVEPAKRTVVMNIDTKRIKEAPAYDPGAVIDRGYESRLHDHYRFPYYWI
- a CDS encoding CsbD family protein, which produces MNRDSLEGQWMQLKGKVREQWGKLTDDELDQIQGNAEQLIGKLQEHYGRTREQVEQELDRWLQGQQIEKRKAS
- a CDS encoding acyl-CoA dehydrogenase family protein: MDFAYSASEDAFRAELRGWLEAELPAHRREWPATDDEFTLHPDRAFDACLAWHRRLHKGGWVGIAWPREYGGRGATLVEQMILQEEMVRAGAPPGVNTIGLMMVGPAVMEWGSEEQRRRHLPAILSADEIWCQGFSEPGAGSDLAALRTTAVLEGEVFRVSGQKVWTSNAQRSQWCILLVRTNPAAPKHDGISCLLVDMRSPGITIRPLVQMTGDAEFNEVFFDDVRVPRAHLLGPLDAGWKVAITVLMYERAGLGNQTNLHHFTRLLLDLARRTPRGGAPVSRDPVARQALARCWIEAEALRLTGLRSLTRRLRGEPPGPEGSVLKLAFTDAYAHMAETAAQLLGPHVLLWRGTPRAVDGGRWAFQALFARRFGIAGGTSEIQRNIIGERVLGLPR
- a CDS encoding inositol monophosphatase family protein; amino-acid sequence: MDRALEVALEAAKAAGALALRYFTGGFEVTVKPDQTPVTQADREAERAIVERLGAAFPDVGFLGEEFGAQGAQAVRWIIDPIDGTQNFVRGLPYWATLIALEEDGDVTLGVVHAPATGELLWARRGEGAFANGRPLRVSTVDRLASATLLHSSLNYMKALGAYWDGFLRLVDATQRQRGFGDYFAYTVVLRGQAELMLEADLKPWDLAPFKILFEEAGGSLTDFEGRPTIYSGSALASNGRLHASALAVLRGTAGP